From Styela clava chromosome 6, kaStyClav1.hap1.2, whole genome shotgun sequence, one genomic window encodes:
- the LOC120330843 gene encoding uncharacterized protein LOC120330843, whose protein sequence is MATPSTRQAIVQAILKRRSNEQLQKEKKSMKGYIPSYLEGDEKCVVCGDKATGYHYKCITCEGCKGFFRRTVQKSLEGTYQCKHSSQCEINKVTRNQCQLCRYNKCIRVGMAKDLVLDEDKRVAKRRLIEQNRELRRHKEISQMMAQCGWRIERPTDEERRLIHDITQAYFRANDSQQKTTLCIHNGMSVSDRFSTALTAAITNVVDFAKKIPLFVNHISSEDQVLILKVCCMEVITLRCVTSYRKLTKQVTLFPTVDVTKEQLSKTRLEPFSDSLFTIAEHVEGLDLTPVEIALLQSVILFTSDRPNITERTKLDHAQDIVIRAFEHHLNEVWPHDPQYCSSLLIKLTEVRTVSSSLADTLMSMRMDDPQELGRLFQVRPHSNPVPDSAPSLTNPFHSHQPSTSHPFFERTGMAELYRAQFPSNGIYTQHKSICIPYTNGHLLHAHSMPHLSAPNADVGYAPWKTDLLKDMLNNTGDNLRNGITLSAYSLENGVGNLITTKPNLANVLATTGRDKVVVNDSSLMNRNGFQPPERLTHSNNISYKTLRNSNNKLFEKAVKQSDNTTNPTPNVEERRRILKYENCKPNAGSENHQNTSQKVLPGNGITNLITRNHDLLRKSFSHPPTFASNDSAILQPCIPTLPLPLQTPMTVATKDILTTQPTTKNGFQPMKDIHSNNLVAADILRMGLPMLLPYVTRPPASQALRVLPSPSSQQSSGTHIMADDDMTWTKKANPGSENNCGNNCHNGPDLKLSPGKCNIYKTATTSSTNGLHTRRSSGANGISISPLGATEKSLNAKDILCLKSQDSRISYNTKYVAIKRPNGFIPHTTNKVKRNCICKSESNQLVSKTDDSTRNSITDEFTLRTAAHNRTRPKSC, encoded by the exons ATGGCTACTCCGAGTACAAGACAAGCAATCGTTCAAGCAATTTTAAAACGAAGATCAAACGAGCAACtgcaaaaagaaaagaaatctATGAAAG GATATATACCAAGCTACCTGGAAGGAGATGAAAAATGCGTTGTTTGTGGCGACAAGGCCACTGGTTATCATTATAAATGTATCACATGCGAAGGATGCAAG GGATTTTTTCGTCGAACTGTCCAGAAAAGTTTAGAAGGAACGTATCAATGCAAACATTCATCTcaatgtgaaataaataaagtaacaAGAAATCAATGTCAACTATGTAGATACAATAAATGCATCAGAGTCGGCATGGCAAAAGATC TTGTGCTTGATGAAGACAAGCGAGTTGCAAAGCGAAGATTAATTGAACAGAATCGTGAACTTCGACGACATAAAGAGATTAGTCAAATGATGGCGCAGTGTGGATGGAGAATCGAACGACCGACCGATGAAGAAAGAAGACTTATTCATGATATCACTCAAGCTTATTTTCGAGCGAACGATTCTCAACAA aagacAACACTTTGCATTCATAACGGTATGTCAGTATCTGATCGATTTTCAACCGCTCTCACTGCTGCTATAACAAATGTTGtcgattttgcaaaaaaaattcctCTATTTGTCAATCAC ATTTCATCCGAAGATCAAGTCCTCATTTTGAAAGTCTGTTGTATGGAAGTCATTACACTCCGCTGTGTCACAAGTTATCGAAAATTGACCAAGCAAGTTACATTATTCCCGACTGTTGACGTCACAAAGGAGCAGCTAAGCAAAACAAGACTTGAACCCTTCAGCGATTCACTGTTTACGATAGCAGAACACGTGGAAGGGCTTGATCTCACACCGGTAGAAATAGCTTTACTGCAAAGCGTGATATTATTCACATCAG ATCGACCCAACATTACTGAAAGAACTAAACTTGATCACGCGCAAGATATTGTTATTCGAGCTTTTGAGCACCATCTCAATGAAGTGTGGCCTCATGACCCTCAATATTGTTCCAGTTTGCTTATCAAA TTGACCGAAGTCCGCACAGTCAGCTCCAGTCTTGCCGATACATTGATGAGTATGAGGATGGATGATCCTCAAGAATTAGGTCGATTGTTTCAAGTACGACCTCACTCGAACCCGGTGCCAG ACTCGGCACCATCATTGACAAATCCGTTCCATTCCCATCAACCTTCGACGTCGCATCCCTTCTTTGAAAGAACTGGGATGGCCGAATTATATCGTGCACAATTTCCATCAAATGGAATTTATACTCAACACAAGTCAATTTGTATACCTTATACTAACGGACATTTACTACACGCGCATTCCATGCCGCATTTGTCAGCACCAAACGCAGATGTCGGATATGCACCTTGGAAAACGGATCTTCTGAAAGATATGCTGAATAACACAGGCGATAACCTGAGAAATGGAATAACACTTAGTGCATATTCTTTGGAGAACGGCGTGGGAAATCTGATCACAACAAAACCAAATCTGGCGAATGTTTTGGCTACCACTGGGCGAGACAAAGTTGTCGTCAACGACTCATCATTGATGAATAGAAATGGGTTTCAACCACCGGAGAGGCTTACTCATTCTAATAATATTTCTTACAAAACTTTGCGTAACAGCAACAATAAACTATTCGAGAAAGCGGTAAAGCAAAGTGACAACACCACAAATCCAACTCCAAACGTTGAAGAACGACGccgaattttaaaatatgagaaCTGTAAACCCAACGCTGGCTCTGAGAATCATCAGAATACATCCCAAAAAGTGTTGCCAGGAAATGGTATTACAAACCTTATAACACGCAACCATGATCTCCTTAGAAAGTCTTTTTCACACCCCCCGACTTTCGCGTCAAATGATTCAGCTATCCTTCAGCCATGTATCCCTACGTTGCCTTTACCTCTGCAAACCCCAATGACTGTGGCAACGAAGGATATTCTAACCACACAACCCACCACTAAAAATGGTTTTCAACCTATGAAAGATATTCACAGTAATAACCTCGTGGCTGCTGATATTTTACGGATGGGACTGCCGATGTTATTACCATACGTAACCCGACCGCCAGCTTCACAAGCATTACGAGTTTTACCTTCGCCTTCCAGTCAGCAATCCTCAGGTACACATATAATGGCTGACGACGATATGACATGGACCAAAAAAGCAAATCCAGGCTCAGAAAATAATTGTGGCAATAACTGCCATAACGGTCCCGATTTAAAATTATCACCGGGAAAGTGCAATATTTACAAAACTGCAACTACCTCAAGTACCAATGGCCTTCACACACGAAGGAGTTCGGGCGCAAATGGTATATCGATTTCTCCATTGGGCGCCACTGAAAAAAGCTTAAACGCAAAAGACATACTGTGTTTGAAGAGTCAAGATTCTCGTATAAGTTACAATACAAAATATGTAGCTATAAAGCGACCAAATGGCTTTATACCACATACTACAAACAAGGTGAAACGCAATTGTATTTGCAAATCAGAATCGAATCAACTTGTGTCGAAGACAGATGATTCAACTCGTAACTCAATCACAGATGAGTTCACTTTGCGAACTGCAGCCCACAATCGCACTCGCCCTAAATCATGCTAA